TCCGGCCGGCGCTCGCGCATGGTGGCCTCGAGCACCTGGAGCACCGACGCGCTGGACAGGTTGCCGACCGCGGCGAGGGAGTCCCAGGTGAGCGACAGCGCGCCCTCGGGCAGGTCGAGGCTGCGCTGCACGGCCTCGAGCACCTTCGGCCCGCCCGGGTGGGCGACCCAGGTCCCGATGTCGGCGACGGTGAGCCCGTGGTCGGCGAGGAACTTCTCGACGTCCTCGCGCAGGTAGCTCTCGACGACGTCGGGCACGGACTGGTCCAGGACGATCTTGAACCCGGTCGTGCCGATGTCCCAGCCCATCACCCGGTCGGTGCCCGGGTACATCCGGCTGCGGGTGTCCACGACGCGGGGGCGCGGGCGGCCGTCGTCGGGGGACCCGCCCGCCGCGCGGCCGGTGCCGGTCATGACGACGGCGGCCGCCCCGTCGCCGAACAGCCCGCTCGCGACCAGGTTGGCCATCGAGCGGTCGTCGGCCTGCAGGGTGAGGGAGCACAGCTCGACCGAGACGAGGACGGCGACGTCGTCGGGGTGGCCGAGCAGGTAGTCGTGGACC
The sequence above is drawn from the Aquipuribacter hungaricus genome and encodes:
- a CDS encoding type III polyketide synthase, producing the protein MSVIAAVGSAVPDHRYPQAEITEALGVTVLGEAHLDRLPVMRRLHTSSQVATRHLALPLERYADLGGFTASNDVFIEVGLDLAERSVRRALDAAGLVPEDVDLVMSVSVTGVAAPSLDARLVARLGLRPDVKRLPVFGLGCVAGAAGVARVHDYLLGHPDDVAVLVSVELCSLTLQADDRSMANLVASGLFGDGAAAVVMTGTGRAAGGSPDDGRPRPRVVDTRSRMYPGTDRVMGWDIGTTGFKIVLDQSVPDVVESYLREDVEKFLADHGLTVADIGTWVAHPGGPKVLEAVQRSLDLPEGALSLTWDSLAAVGNLSSASVLQVLEATMRERRPEPGSAGLLLAMGPGFCAELVLLSW